In the genome of Triticum urartu cultivar G1812 chromosome 5, Tu2.1, whole genome shotgun sequence, one region contains:
- the LOC125508067 gene encoding serine/arginine-rich SC35-like splicing factor SCL30 isoform X1 has product MRRYSPPHRSPPRRGYGGSPPHRSPPRRGYGGSPPHRSPPRRGYGGRGRSPPRRGGYGGRKEQGSGSLLVRNIPLSARAEDLRVPFERFGPVRDVYLPKDYYSGEPRGFAFVEFVDPYDASEAQYHMNRQVFFGREITVVLAAESRKRPEDMRTRTRVRGYSGGHEGRRSSHYGRSRSRSRSASPRPRGGGRARSRSYSPAPRRRDDYSASPRGRESHRTKSPVRHPKEHEEDKRRSYSPPGRDGDQRDADNGYEKRSPPADSDGSPSRPRVARPSSGSPPGSRSRSPDASPARSD; this is encoded by the exons ATGAGGAGGTACAGCCCCCCACACCGTAGTCCCCCGAGGAGGGGATATGGTGGCAGCCCCCCGCACCGCAGCCCCCCAAGGAGGGGATATGGTGGCAGCCCCCCGCACCGCAGCCCCCCAAGGAGGGGATATGGTGGCAGAGGAAGAAGCCCCCCTAGGAGGGGTGGATATGGAGGACGAAAGGAGCAGGGTTCTGGAAGTCTCTTGGTCCGCAACATCCCATTAAGCGCCAG AGCGGAGGATCTCCGTGTTCCTTTTGAAAGGTTTGGTCCTGTTAGGGATGTTTACCTTCCAAAGGATTATTACAGCGG GGAGCCCCGAGGGTTTGCGTTTGTGGAGTTTGTTGACCCTTATGATGCCTCTGAGGCCCAATACCACATGAATCGCCAGGTATTTTTTGGCCGGGAGATAACTGTTGTGCTTGCTGCTGAGTCACGGAAAAGGCCAGAGGATATGCGCACTAGAACTAGAGTCAG GGGGTACTCTGGAGGTCATGAAGGGCGCCGTTCCTCTCATTATG GGAGGTCTCGTTCCCGTTCACGCTCAGCCTCTCCCCGCCCTCGTGGCGGTGGCCGTGCTCGGTCAAG GTCATACTCTCCTGCTCCAAGACGGCGAGATGACTACTCTGCTTCCCCACGGGGAAGGGAGTCTCATCGCACGAAATCTCCTGTGCGTCATCCAAAAGAACATGAGGAGGACAAAAGGAGATCCTACTCTCCCCCTGGTAGAGATGGTGACCAACGTGATGCTGATAATGGGTATGAGAA GAGGTCGCCACCGGCCGACAGTGATGGATCCCCTTCACGCCCAAGGGTGGCCAGGCCATCCTCAGGATCGCCCCCTGGATCCCGCTCCAGGTCCCCCGACGCTTCTCCCGCCCGCAGCGACTGA
- the LOC125508067 gene encoding serine/arginine-rich SC35-like splicing factor SCL30 isoform X2, translated as MRRYSPPHRSPPRRGYGGSPPHRSPPRRGYGGSPPHRSPPRRGYGGRGRSPPRRGGYGGRKEQGSGSLLVRNIPLSARAEDLRVPFERFGPVRDVYLPKDYYSGEPRGFAFVEFVDPYDASEAQYHMNRQVFFGREITVVLAAESRKRPEDMRTRTRVRGYSGGHEGRRSSHYGRSRSRSRSASPRPRGGGRARSRSYSPAPRRRDDYSASPRGRESHRTKSPVRHPKEHEEDKRRSYSPPGRDGDQRDADNGRSPPADSDGSPSRPRVARPSSGSPPGSRSRSPDASPARSD; from the exons ATGAGGAGGTACAGCCCCCCACACCGTAGTCCCCCGAGGAGGGGATATGGTGGCAGCCCCCCGCACCGCAGCCCCCCAAGGAGGGGATATGGTGGCAGCCCCCCGCACCGCAGCCCCCCAAGGAGGGGATATGGTGGCAGAGGAAGAAGCCCCCCTAGGAGGGGTGGATATGGAGGACGAAAGGAGCAGGGTTCTGGAAGTCTCTTGGTCCGCAACATCCCATTAAGCGCCAG AGCGGAGGATCTCCGTGTTCCTTTTGAAAGGTTTGGTCCTGTTAGGGATGTTTACCTTCCAAAGGATTATTACAGCGG GGAGCCCCGAGGGTTTGCGTTTGTGGAGTTTGTTGACCCTTATGATGCCTCTGAGGCCCAATACCACATGAATCGCCAGGTATTTTTTGGCCGGGAGATAACTGTTGTGCTTGCTGCTGAGTCACGGAAAAGGCCAGAGGATATGCGCACTAGAACTAGAGTCAG GGGGTACTCTGGAGGTCATGAAGGGCGCCGTTCCTCTCATTATG GGAGGTCTCGTTCCCGTTCACGCTCAGCCTCTCCCCGCCCTCGTGGCGGTGGCCGTGCTCGGTCAAG GTCATACTCTCCTGCTCCAAGACGGCGAGATGACTACTCTGCTTCCCCACGGGGAAGGGAGTCTCATCGCACGAAATCTCCTGTGCGTCATCCAAAAGAACATGAGGAGGACAAAAGGAGATCCTACTCTCCCCCTGGTAGAGATGGTGACCAACGTGATGCTGATAATGG GAGGTCGCCACCGGCCGACAGTGATGGATCCCCTTCACGCCCAAGGGTGGCCAGGCCATCCTCAGGATCGCCCCCTGGATCCCGCTCCAGGTCCCCCGACGCTTCTCCCGCCCGCAGCGACTGA
- the LOC125508067 gene encoding serine/arginine-rich SC35-like splicing factor SCL30 isoform X3 codes for MLLLFAALASLLTEMEPRGFAFVEFVDPYDASEAQYHMNRQVFFGREITVVLAAESRKRPEDMRTRTRVRGYSGGHEGRRSSHYGRSRSRSRSASPRPRGGGRARSRSYSPAPRRRDDYSASPRGRESHRTKSPVRHPKEHEEDKRRSYSPPGRDGDQRDADNGYEKRSPPADSDGSPSRPRVARPSSGSPPGSRSRSPDASPARSD; via the exons ATGCTGCTGCTTTTTGCAGCACTTGCTTCCCTTTTGACGGAAAT GGAGCCCCGAGGGTTTGCGTTTGTGGAGTTTGTTGACCCTTATGATGCCTCTGAGGCCCAATACCACATGAATCGCCAGGTATTTTTTGGCCGGGAGATAACTGTTGTGCTTGCTGCTGAGTCACGGAAAAGGCCAGAGGATATGCGCACTAGAACTAGAGTCAG GGGGTACTCTGGAGGTCATGAAGGGCGCCGTTCCTCTCATTATG GGAGGTCTCGTTCCCGTTCACGCTCAGCCTCTCCCCGCCCTCGTGGCGGTGGCCGTGCTCGGTCAAG GTCATACTCTCCTGCTCCAAGACGGCGAGATGACTACTCTGCTTCCCCACGGGGAAGGGAGTCTCATCGCACGAAATCTCCTGTGCGTCATCCAAAAGAACATGAGGAGGACAAAAGGAGATCCTACTCTCCCCCTGGTAGAGATGGTGACCAACGTGATGCTGATAATGGGTATGAGAA GAGGTCGCCACCGGCCGACAGTGATGGATCCCCTTCACGCCCAAGGGTGGCCAGGCCATCCTCAGGATCGCCCCCTGGATCCCGCTCCAGGTCCCCCGACGCTTCTCCCGCCCGCAGCGACTGA